The following are encoded together in the Williamwhitmania sp. genome:
- a CDS encoding SDR family NAD(P)-dependent oxidoreductase, with protein MARVFITGSSDGLGLMAAKLLVAEGHKVVLHGRNPQRAEETLRAVSGAEAAVYGDLSSIDETKELAKQVNNLGAFDAIIHNAGVGFRGPHKEVTAVGIPTIFAVNSLAPYILTCLINRPKRLVYVSSGLHRGGDISLKDLFWEARPWNGFNAYSDTKLHNLILSMAIAQRWKNVLSNAIEPGWVATKLGGAEAPDSLEEGYKTQAWLATSNDKEAMVTGGYFFHKRPKEFQHATAISELQDKLIREYERISGIPFPTY; from the coding sequence ATGGCAAGAGTATTTATTACAGGCTCATCAGATGGACTGGGCTTAATGGCAGCGAAGTTGCTGGTTGCCGAAGGTCACAAGGTAGTGCTGCATGGCAGAAATCCTCAGCGTGCTGAGGAAACACTCAGAGCGGTATCTGGAGCCGAAGCAGCAGTTTATGGTGACTTGTCGAGCATTGACGAAACCAAAGAGTTGGCAAAGCAGGTAAATAATCTTGGTGCTTTTGATGCCATAATCCACAATGCAGGCGTTGGTTTTCGTGGACCACACAAAGAGGTTACGGCTGTGGGGATACCCACCATTTTCGCCGTAAATTCGCTGGCTCCATACATCCTTACCTGTTTAATTAATAGACCTAAACGTTTGGTATACGTTAGCTCTGGCCTACATCGAGGTGGCGATATCTCCCTGAAAGACCTGTTTTGGGAAGCACGCCCATGGAATGGATTTAACGCCTACAGCGACACCAAGCTCCACAACCTGATTCTGTCAATGGCCATAGCCCAACGCTGGAAAAATGTTTTATCCAACGCCATTGAACCGGGATGGGTTGCAACCAAATTGGGCGGTGCAGAAGCACCCGATAGTTTGGAAGAAGGATACAAAACGCAAGCGTGGCTTGCCACCAGCAACGATAAGGAGGCCATGGTAACTGGAGGATACTTCTTCCACAAGCGACCTAAAGAATTTCAACATGCAACGGCTATCTCTGAACTACAAGATAAGCTGATACGGGAATATGAGCGTATTTCAGGTATTCCTTTCCCAACCTATTAG
- a CDS encoding IS200/IS605 family transposase, translated as MSDYIHKSHNVTVILYHFVCPAKYRR; from the coding sequence GTGAGTGACTATATACATAAAAGCCATAATGTAACTGTTATACTGTATCATTTTGTTTGTCCTGCAAAATACAGGCGA
- a CDS encoding T9SS type A sorting domain-containing protein, translating into MKKTLFQSLAVIAIVLVLSSWGSKGHKSINSHVTFFFNDALSQFDSWSSTLASHASDADNRKSSDPNEAPKHYIDIENYTEFNNSGVLPNTLAQAIAEYSSANVYDWGILPWATKTTYDTLVSCFRRGDLDKAVLTAADMGHYVGDGHMPLHITSNYNGQLSGNYGIHSRYESDMVDAHIYDFNYTAESISLIPDVQQYILNYIYDSHTYIDTVLKSDNYAKALDSSYGDVYIAAMWAKLGNITNHLFEESAHSIAELIYTAYNESQSTTGINDVVTTTGISLEQNFPNPFSDITKIQYSLAQTANVQVFVLDTQGKAIATLANGQKSAGVYTVDFMPTTLSAGVYFLVLKSNNYVETKRMVLIK; encoded by the coding sequence ATGAAAAAAACTCTCTTTCAATCGCTGGCAGTTATTGCCATTGTTCTTGTTCTTTCCAGTTGGGGGTCTAAAGGGCACAAGAGTATTAACTCGCATGTCACTTTTTTCTTTAACGATGCGTTGAGCCAGTTCGACAGCTGGTCATCCACCTTGGCATCGCATGCCTCCGATGCCGATAACCGCAAGAGTTCAGATCCCAATGAGGCTCCCAAGCACTACATCGACATTGAGAACTATACCGAGTTTAACAACAGTGGTGTGTTACCTAATACGTTGGCTCAAGCAATTGCTGAATATAGCTCTGCCAATGTTTACGACTGGGGTATTCTGCCTTGGGCAACCAAAACTACCTACGATACGTTGGTATCCTGTTTCCGTCGAGGCGATTTAGATAAGGCCGTGCTTACTGCCGCCGATATGGGGCACTATGTGGGCGATGGACACATGCCGCTGCATATTACATCCAACTACAACGGTCAACTTTCAGGGAATTACGGTATTCACTCTCGCTATGAGTCAGATATGGTTGATGCCCACATCTATGATTTCAACTACACGGCAGAATCTATCTCGTTGATTCCGGATGTTCAGCAGTATATTCTCAACTATATCTACGATAGCCACACCTACATCGACACAGTTTTGAAATCGGACAACTATGCCAAGGCGCTTGACTCTTCCTATGGGGATGTCTACATCGCTGCCATGTGGGCAAAGTTGGGTAATATTACAAACCACTTATTTGAGGAATCGGCGCACTCTATTGCCGAACTTATTTATACTGCCTACAACGAATCACAATCGACAACTGGTATAAATGATGTTGTTACCACCACTGGTATTTCCCTTGAGCAGAATTTCCCAAACCCATTCTCCGATATCACGAAAATTCAATATTCACTGGCACAGACTGCAAATGTTCAGGTTTTTGTTTTGGATACACAGGGTAAGGCTATCGCAACCTTGGCAAATGGCCAAAAATCTGCAGGTGTTTATACGGTAGATTTTATGCCTACCACTTTGAGCGCTGGTGTATATTTCTTGGTTCTAAAGAGCAATAACTACGTTGAAACAAAGCGAATGGTGCTCATCAAGTAG
- a CDS encoding NAD(P)-dependent oxidoreductase, with protein MEKMNIGWIGLGNMGIPMVKRLIGSGSQVSVYNRTKGKENLLNNEKIDVVSSPHELAINSAVIFIMVSDDKAVKEVFMGVNGLLAGESTDKIFVNMSTISPDTSREMELQCKQKGCSYLDAPVSGSVKQAEDGSLVIMVGGNKLAYEKVKPLFDSLGKLTLHLGQCGAGNSAKLAVNTLLGIITQGLAEVVLFAEQMNVNPEDLLNILANGAMGSPYIKIKGEAMLKENFQAAFALKHLAKDLRLANSCGLSSPLGKLAFNSFEAANAKGLGEEDVVAIKRYLLSTDDY; from the coding sequence ATGGAAAAAATGAATATTGGATGGATAGGCCTTGGAAATATGGGTATTCCAATGGTGAAGCGGCTTATTGGTTCAGGCAGTCAGGTAAGTGTGTATAATCGCACCAAAGGCAAGGAAAATCTGCTAAACAATGAGAAAATAGATGTTGTTTCCTCCCCGCACGAATTAGCTATAAACTCAGCAGTCATCTTTATCATGGTGTCGGACGATAAAGCCGTAAAAGAGGTATTTATGGGGGTGAATGGACTGCTTGCTGGTGAGAGTACAGATAAAATATTTGTAAACATGAGCACCATATCGCCCGACACGAGCCGGGAGATGGAATTGCAATGCAAACAAAAAGGTTGCAGCTATCTCGACGCCCCTGTTTCAGGTAGCGTAAAGCAAGCTGAGGATGGTTCTTTGGTTATTATGGTGGGTGGAAACAAGCTCGCCTACGAAAAAGTTAAACCGCTATTCGACAGCTTAGGAAAACTTACGCTGCATCTTGGTCAATGTGGTGCAGGAAACTCCGCTAAGCTAGCAGTGAATACGCTGCTTGGCATCATCACGCAAGGATTAGCTGAGGTTGTTCTATTTGCAGAGCAGATGAACGTTAACCCGGAAGATTTACTCAACATTTTGGCCAACGGTGCCATGGGAAGCCCATACATTAAGATTAAGGGTGAAGCCATGCTGAAAGAAAACTTCCAAGCAGCGTTTGCGCTTAAGCACTTGGCCAAAGATTTGAGGCTGGCAAACAGTTGCGGATTAAGCTCACCCCTTGGAAAATTGGCGTTCAATTCGTTTGAAGCGGCCAATGCTAAAGGGCTGGGCGAAGAGGATGTAGTTGCGATTAAGCGTTATTTACTATCGACTGATGACTATTAG
- a CDS encoding GtrA family protein: MNFNFLRNWIIAIIDWFYKPFRKYIPLETFRYAACGGGNMVLDTILYFISYNFILKKEPVDLGFTTVAPHIAAFIMAFCISFPTGFLLNKYITFIQSELKSKIQLFRYGVIVVGSILFNFVLLELFVEYFDFYPTPSKMLTTAIIVVFSYFSQKYYSFKTDNKGHIVIYEHFSNEPALELDPEQIADTVGNPDAI; encoded by the coding sequence ATGAATTTTAACTTTCTGCGAAATTGGATTATTGCTATAATCGATTGGTTTTATAAACCATTCAGGAAATACATTCCCCTTGAAACTTTTCGGTATGCGGCCTGTGGTGGAGGAAATATGGTGCTCGACACGATTCTCTACTTCATAAGCTATAACTTCATTTTAAAGAAAGAACCTGTTGATCTTGGTTTTACAACCGTGGCACCGCACATCGCAGCTTTCATTATGGCTTTTTGTATCTCCTTTCCTACAGGGTTCTTGCTTAACAAGTATATCACCTTTATTCAGTCAGAACTTAAGAGCAAAATACAGTTGTTTCGCTATGGTGTAATTGTTGTTGGCTCCATCCTATTTAACTTTGTTCTGCTGGAACTATTTGTGGAGTATTTTGACTTCTATCCCACTCCTTCAAAAATGCTTACCACCGCAATCATAGTGGTGTTCAGCTACTTTTCGCAGAAATACTACTCTTTTAAGACCGATAACAAAGGGCACATCGTTATATATGAGCACTTTTCAAACGAACCTGCATTGGAGTTAGACCCAGAGCAAATTGCAGATACGGTTGGAAATCCCGATGCCATATAA